In Phaseolus vulgaris cultivar G19833 chromosome 10, P. vulgaris v2.0, whole genome shotgun sequence, a single genomic region encodes these proteins:
- the LOC137818270 gene encoding large ribosomal subunit protein uL4c, with product MASSLFLTTATTPTSLSFTSSSIFISSHQFNTHKFNFPILPLTTTTTTTSLSVSCKASPIPVLNFSGEKVGESLLDLRSAPPSTARAVVHRAVVTDLQNKRRGTASTLTRGEVRGGGRKPFPQKKTGRARRGSNRTPLRPGGGVIFGPKPRDWSVKINRKEKRLAISTAMASASSSAIVVEDFAAEFAEKPRTREFVAAMKRWGLDPKEKAMFLMTEVAENVRLSSRNIGTLKMHTPRTLNLYDILDADKLVLTQGAVDYLNQRYGVDYLGSDDEDEEEEEEDDYEDDEEGVVDSEEGPDTENSDVVN from the exons ATGGCATCATCACTGTTCCTCACAACAGCAACAACCCCAACCTCACTTTCCTTCACCTCATCTTCCATTTTCATCTCTTCACACCAATTCAACACTCACAAATTCAACTTTCCCATTCTACCCCTCacaaccaccaccaccaccacctccctCTCAGTCTCCTGCAAGGCTTCTCCCATTCCCGTTCTCAACTTCTCCGGCGAGAAGGTCGGCGAGTCGCTCCTCGACCTCCGCTCCGCACCTCCCTCCACCGCCCGCGCCGTCGTCCACCGCGCCGTCGTCACCGACCTCCAGAACAAGCGCCGCGGCACGGCCTCCACGCTCACGCGCGGCGAGGTCAGAGGCGGCGGCCGGAAGCCCTTCCCGCAGAAGAAGACCGGGCGAGCGCGGCGCGGCTCCAACCGGACGCCGCTCCGGCCTGGCGGAGGGGTCATATTCGGGCCCAAGCCGCGCGACTGGAGCGTGAAGATCAACCGCAAGGAGAAGCGGCTCGCGATCTCGACCGCCATGGCCAGCGCCTCCTCGAGCGCCATCGTGGTGGAGGACTTCGCGGCGGAGTTCGCGGAGAAGCCGAGGACGAGAGAGTTCGTGGCGGCGATGAAGCGGTGGGGGCTGGACCCGAAGGAGAAGGCGATGTTCCTGATGACGGAGGTGGCGGAGAACGTGAGGCTGTCGAGCAGGAATATTGGGACTCTGAAGATGCACACGCCGAGGACGCTGAATTTGTACGACATTCTCGACGCGGATAAGCTCGTGCTCACGCAGGGTGCGGTGGATTATTTGAACCAGAGGTATGGGGTTGATTACTTGGGGAGTGAtgatgaggatgaagaagaagaagaagaagatgattaTGAGGATGATGAAGAAGGTGTGGTGGATAGTGAAGAAG GACCTGATACAGAGAATAGTGATGTGGTGAATTGA